DNA sequence from the Drosophila sechellia strain sech25 chromosome 3L, ASM438219v1, whole genome shotgun sequence genome:
GTTAAACCCTGAAGAATTTAAAACATCAAGAACTCGGGCTTTTTTAGAGTCCACTTTACACCTGGTGTACTGGGTTTTGTACAATGTCAGTACCGTATATCAGTCAGGCTTCAATTAAGGCACACTTTTACTTACAGCATGACCAacgataaataataaattcagTTTGTGGCTCAATGCACTATAGTTTATTTCCCCATAGCAAGGGCACTATTGATGTATTGATGCTCTCTACTTTACAAGCGTATTAACTATGTGTGGTCTCGTATGCAGATTACTTGTCGCCCTTGTAGTCCCGGATGTGGTAGAGCACCCAGGCGGGAATGAACAAGGATGCAGCGCACATGCCGCCGCCGAGGATCACCTTCTCCTGTAATGCAAAATGCAAGTGAAGGATGAGTTTTTCGTTTTGGGAATCAAATCCTGGTTATGCAACCAGCTCAAACTTACGGCGGTGGAGATGCGCTGGGTCGGAGGTCCAGAGACGACCGACTGGCAACGGCTCTGCATGGCGCTACGCATAGCGGGGACCAGGAGGCGGGCAGCGCTGTTTTGGAACATTTTCACAAACTTTTTTGCAAAATACGCTGGCGTAAAATGAATGCTGTAAGGTTAGAATGCTTCTTCTTAACGATTTGTCATTCACCCTTCTGTAGAGATGGTCTTTCGCGAAGCACAGCTATCGCAAGTCAACCCGAACATGTAGGGTGTTTCTGGTGCAGACaaattgtttacaaataacttattgcttaaaaataatgtTCGTATCAGCCTAGAAGAAATGAATTAAATCGATCATGTTACTCAATGTCGGCATGGTGACAATGGGTGCAATTAGTCCAATTAGTTCGTAAGtttaattttcaaaaacttccTTTTTTTGATTAACATATAGCTTTACTTGTAATGTATAGGGTAATTTCATGGAACATAGTTCACACTATTTATAATATTGTACGTTTTATAATTATGATAAGCATATAAAAATTCTTTGCACCCAATTTCTTTGTAAATATACATAAGCAAGGACAAAAAGGTTAGTCCTATAACTGACTAACGAAAATAATATATCTGTTTTAAACCTTAATTTTCAAATCGGGAATGGATAAACATATgtagcaaaaaataaaacaagaaattaaatataacGGGAAAAGAAGCCAGGTAAGGCGGTCCAGGGTGACCATTTCGTGCCTTCGGAAACATGCGATAGTCGCGCACGGTCCTACTGCTCCATGGGACATGTCCGTCATGTGATATTCGTTGCTCGAGAAAAAGTTCGGTGATCGCTTTGtccacctttttattttttatttgcccaaAGCACTTTGCGTCGAT
Encoded proteins:
- the LOC6616465 gene encoding uncharacterized protein LOC6616465; its protein translation is MFQNSAARLLVPAMRSAMQSRCQSVVSGPPTQRISTAEKVILGGGMCAASLFIPAWVLYHIRDYKGDK